In Gemmatimonadota bacterium, the genomic window GCGGCTCCGCGACCACGCGCAAGCGCAGGTGACGGGGCAGGAGTTGCGCCGAGCGGAGGTGCAGCGGCAGAAGGATCAGAGCTCGGTGCTGATCGACCATCACATCCGGCCGATCGTGGCGATCGCGCGGTCGCAGATCGCGCCGCAGTCGGACGTGGGGCTCCCGGCGGCGTTGCGGATGCCGCGGCTCCCGCTGAGTCCGACGAAGATGCTGGCGGTGTGCGACGGCATGGTGGAGGCCGCGCGGCCGTTCGAGGCGGTGTTCGTCGCGAACGGGTTGGCGGCCGACTTCCTCGCCCGGTTCACGGCGGCGCGCGACACGCTGGAGCGGGTGATGGGGGGGAAGGCGACGCAGGTGAGCACGCACATGGCGGCGAGTGCGGGCGTGAAGGCGGAGATCGTGCGTGGGCGTCGGGCGCTGGAGCGGCTCGACGCGGAGGTGCGCGGGGCGTTCCGTGGCAACGTCGGGTTGCTGCGCGCGTGGCGCGGGGCCAAGCGGTTGCACTACAAGCCCGGCACGTCGGGTCCGCGCGCGGCGGCGAGCGAGGTGACGCTGGTGGCTCCGGCGACGCCGGTGGCCGCGCCGGTGGCCGCGTCCGTGATCGCGGAGGCGGCATGAATCGCGGCGGCGGAGTTCACACGACGCCAGTGGAGGGCGGCGCTGGGTGGGTGAACCAGTGCGACGGCTGCGTGGTGTCGCGGCACCGGCTCAAGCGGGTGGCGGTCGCGGCGGGTCGCGCGGCGGCGAAGGTGCGGAAGGTGGAGCACACGATCCATCGGCAGGATGGGCGGATCGAGGAGAAGAACTCGTACGGGCGGGATCCGTATCCGCCGCGGGATGGGCGCTGAGGGGCGCCTGGGAGCTCTCGCTACTTCAAACTCTTCTATCAGGAGGTCGGATGCCGGAGGCGATGCGTGATGCGAAGGAGCGGAAGGGGAAGCCCAAGGGTGGTCGGGCGCTGATGGGGGTGGCGCTGGCGATCCTCGGGGCGCTGGCGGGGGTGCAGCCGGCGAACACGCTGCTGACGGCGCTGAGCGAGGTGGTGCCGCAGTTGGCGGGGGTGGTGCCGCCGCTGTTGACGGCGTGCGGGGCGATCCTGGCGGCGGTGAGTGAGCCGCCGGCGATGAAGTAGGGTGAAGGGGGAAGGATGAAGGAGGGGCCACCGGCGGACGCGCGGGTGGCCCCTTTTCGTGGTGGTCGCCGTGGGGATTGCGCGGGTTCGTGACGACGTGAAGATTCGGAGCGCGGGTCGGGGGCCGGTGCGGCGCGGACGCGTTCCATCGGTCGAGCGAATACACCTTTGGCCGACGCGGAGCCATCAAGGACTTCGCGAGGAGTTCGTACCTGCATGACCGATAGACGGGATGACGATCTCAAGCGTCGTGCGGCGGCGTACGCGAGAGATGTGGCGCGCGTTGTCCGAGAGAGTGGTGTTCCTCGTCATCGAGAGAAGGCTCTCGCGGACCTGATGAACGCCGAAGCCACCGTAGGGTTCGAATCAGCCATGCGGAAGCTTGCGGACAAGATCCTGGCGGATCCCGACCGCTACAGTGTGCAGGATCGCAAGAAGATGGCGCGCGCCGCACTGGCCGCTGCAGGGGAGCGCATCCGGGCGACCATTCGCGAACAGATCGCGGCGTGGAAGGCCGAGGAGCGCGAGGGTTCTCAGCGCGAGC contains:
- a CDS encoding DUF2188 domain-containing protein, whose protein sequence is MNRGGGVHTTPVEGGAGWVNQCDGCVVSRHRLKRVAVAAGRAAAKVRKVEHTIHRQDGRIEEKNSYGRDPYPPRDGR